CCAAGAAAATCGAGGATGCCGGCGAAATTGATCGAAAGGATCGAGGGTTGCTTGGCGGGAGATTCCATTAACGGACGGAGCCCCTAATGGCTGATCCTCTCGTAGCGCGGCAAGGGCATGCCGAAGAGGTACCTGATCCAGTTCAATGTCCAATAAAGATAGCTCCTGAGGTAGCCGTAAACCCTATACCTCCTCGGAGATTCTCTCACGGCGAAACCCTTCGGCAGGAACACCACCTTCCCAAGCTTGCTAATTCTCATTATCATATCGCAATCCTCAACCGATTCCAAGTCCTCCCTATAACCCCCCACGCGTTCGAAGGCCCATTTCCTGAAGGCTTGGAACTCGCCCTTCCCGTTTGGCATTATCTTAAGGGATATCCTCATCCTGAGATTCATGAAGACATGCCAGAATATATCCAAGAAGGTTTCCTCCTCTGGATATACCCGGACATCCGCTAGGACCGCCACGACCCTTGGGTCCGAAAACGCCTCCAAAAGCCTCCTCCTAGTATCGGGCGGAACTACGACATCGGGGTCAATGGATACGATTATGTCGCCGCTAGCTGCCTTGGCGCCGATGTTCCTCGCCTTCCCAAAGGTTTCGACCTTAGGCATGCGTATGAGCTTATCGGCATATTTTTCGGCTATACCCAACGATCCGTCCCAGCTCCCTTCGTCGACGACTATTAGCTCATCCCCATCCCCGAGTATGGCCTT
This region of Candidatus Bathyarchaeia archaeon genomic DNA includes:
- a CDS encoding glycosyltransferase, translating into MGSGISYIVHVFNEERVLERCLKSLKAILGDGDELIVVDEGSWDGSLGIAEKYADKLIRMPKVETFGKARNIGAKAASGDIIVSIDPDVVVPPDTRRRLLEAFSDPRVVAVLADVRVYPEEETFLDIFWHVFMNLRMRISLKIMPNGKGEFQAFRKWAFERVGGYREDLESVEDCDMIMRISKLGKVVFLPKGFAVRESPRRYRVYGYLRSYLYWTLNWIRYLFGMPLPRYERISH